A genome region from Rhodopseudomonas boonkerdii includes the following:
- the nuoN gene encoding NADH-quinone oxidoreductase subunit NuoN, which yields MTITTAGYSLLPVLPELILAVGAMVLLMIGAFNGPKTTGLITGLGICLLVVTAVAELMLPAGKLVTFGGSFIVDDYARFLKVLALIASGVTLLLSREFLEHESRRIFEYAILVLLSTIGMMVLISAGDLITLYLGLELMSLALYVVAASNRDNAKSTEAGLKYFVLGALSSGMLLYGASMVYGFTGTVNFAGIAAEAKVGNIGLVFGLVFVLAGLCFKVSAVPFHMWTPDVYEGAPTPVTAFFASAPKVAALAVFTRIALTAFPGITVQWQQVVVFVSLASMVLGSFAAIGQTNIKRLMAYSSIGHMGFALVGLAAGTQEGAQGVLIYIAIYVAMTLGSFAIILTMKRGGQPVETIKDFAGLSRTNPVVAFFFAMFLFSLAGVPPLAGFFGKFYVFMAAIKSGLFVLAVVGVLASVVGAFYYLRIVKTMYFDEPVGELDPMRVELRTVLAVTGVFNILFFVYPAPLVSAAQLAAKSLF from the coding sequence ATGACAATTACCACCGCTGGTTATTCACTGCTGCCCGTGCTGCCGGAGCTCATCCTGGCCGTTGGCGCCATGGTGCTGCTGATGATCGGCGCCTTCAACGGGCCGAAGACGACCGGGCTGATCACCGGGCTCGGCATCTGCCTGCTGGTCGTCACCGCCGTCGCCGAGCTGATGCTGCCGGCGGGCAAGCTCGTCACCTTCGGCGGCAGCTTCATCGTCGATGACTACGCGCGCTTCCTGAAGGTTCTGGCGCTGATCGCCTCCGGCGTCACGCTGCTGTTGTCGCGTGAATTCCTCGAGCACGAGAGCCGCCGCATCTTCGAATATGCGATCCTGGTTCTGCTCTCGACCATCGGCATGATGGTGCTGATCTCGGCCGGCGATCTCATCACGCTCTATCTCGGCCTCGAACTGATGAGCCTTGCGCTCTATGTCGTCGCCGCCTCGAACCGCGACAACGCGAAGTCCACCGAAGCCGGCCTGAAGTATTTCGTGCTCGGCGCGCTGTCCTCGGGCATGCTGCTCTACGGCGCCTCGATGGTCTATGGTTTCACCGGCACCGTGAACTTCGCCGGCATCGCCGCCGAGGCCAAGGTCGGCAATATCGGCCTCGTCTTCGGTCTCGTCTTCGTGCTGGCCGGCCTCTGCTTCAAGGTCTCGGCCGTGCCGTTCCACATGTGGACGCCGGACGTTTACGAAGGTGCGCCGACCCCGGTCACCGCTTTCTTCGCCTCGGCGCCGAAGGTGGCCGCGCTTGCCGTGTTCACCCGCATCGCGCTCACCGCATTCCCCGGCATCACCGTGCAGTGGCAGCAGGTGGTGGTGTTTGTGTCGCTGGCCTCCATGGTGCTCGGCTCATTTGCGGCCATCGGCCAGACCAACATCAAGCGCCTGATGGCTTACTCGTCCATCGGTCACATGGGCTTCGCGCTGGTCGGCCTCGCGGCCGGCACCCAGGAAGGCGCGCAGGGCGTGCTGATCTATATCGCCATCTATGTGGCGATGACGCTCGGTTCCTTCGCCATCATCCTGACCATGAAGCGGGGCGGCCAGCCGGTCGAGACCATCAAGGATTTCGCCGGCCTGTCGCGCACCAATCCGGTGGTGGCGTTCTTCTTCGCCATGTTCCTGTTCTCGCTGGCCGGCGTGCCGCCGCTCGCGGGCTTCTTCGGCAAGTTCTACGTCTTTATGGCGGCGATCAAGTCGGGCTTGTTCGTGCTCGCCGTGGTCGGCGTGCTCGCTTCGGTCGTGGGTGCGTTCTATTATCTCCGCATCGTCAAGACGATGTACTTTGACGAACCGGTCGGCGAACTCGATCCGATGCGTGTCGAGCTGCGCACTGTGCTGGCGGTGACCGGCGTGTTCAACATCCTGTTCTTCGTCTATCCGGCTCCGCTGGTCAGCGCGGCACAGCTGGCAGCGAAGTCGCTGTTCTAG
- the proS gene encoding proline--tRNA ligase, producing MRLSRYFLPILKETPKEAEIVSHRLMLRAGMIRQEAAGIYAWLPLGLRVLKKIEAIVREEQNRAGAIELLMPTLQLADLWRESGRYDAYGPEMLRITDRHKRELLYGPTNEEMITEIFRGYVKSYKSLPLNLYHIQWKFRDEQRPRFGVMRGREFLMKDGYSFDIDEAAAKRSYNQMFVAYLRTFARMGLKAIPMRAETGPIGGDHSHEFIVLAETGESGVFCDRNVLDLPIPPSDVDYGGDLTPIIDQWTSIYAATEDVHDAARFESEVPPERRLNTRGIEVGQIFYFGTKYSDKMQATVAGPDGAEVPIHGGSYGVGVSRLLGAIIEACHDDNGIIWPEEVAPFRAAILNLKQGSADTDGACEALYRELTAKGVDVLYDDTDQRAGGKFATADLIGVPWQILVGPKGLAEGKVELKKRSDGSRENIAPAEVVAKLTS from the coding sequence ATGCGGCTGTCGCGCTATTTTCTTCCCATCCTCAAGGAAACGCCGAAGGAAGCGGAGATCGTCTCGCATCGCCTGATGCTGCGCGCCGGTATGATCCGCCAGGAAGCCGCCGGCATCTATGCGTGGCTGCCGCTCGGCCTGCGCGTGCTCAAGAAGATCGAGGCCATCGTACGCGAGGAGCAGAACCGCGCCGGTGCCATCGAGCTTCTGATGCCGACCCTGCAGCTCGCCGATCTCTGGCGCGAAAGCGGCCGTTATGACGCTTACGGCCCGGAGATGCTGCGCATCACCGATCGCCACAAGCGCGAGCTGCTTTACGGGCCGACCAATGAGGAAATGATCACCGAGATTTTTCGCGGTTACGTGAAATCCTACAAGAGCCTGCCGCTCAATCTCTATCACATCCAGTGGAAATTCCGCGACGAGCAGCGCCCGCGCTTCGGCGTCATGCGTGGCCGTGAATTCCTGATGAAGGACGGCTATTCCTTCGACATCGACGAAGCCGCGGCGAAGCGGTCCTACAACCAGATGTTCGTCGCCTATCTGCGCACCTTCGCCCGCATGGGCCTGAAGGCGATTCCGATGCGCGCCGAGACCGGTCCGATCGGCGGCGACCACAGCCATGAATTCATCGTGCTCGCCGAGACCGGCGAGTCCGGCGTGTTCTGCGACAGGAACGTGCTCGATCTGCCGATCCCGCCGTCCGATGTCGATTACGGCGGCGATCTCACGCCCATCATCGATCAGTGGACGTCGATCTACGCCGCGACCGAAGACGTGCACGATGCCGCCCGCTTCGAGAGCGAGGTGCCGCCCGAGCGCAGGCTGAACACCCGCGGCATCGAGGTCGGCCAGATCTTCTATTTCGGCACCAAATATTCCGACAAGATGCAGGCCACTGTCGCCGGTCCGGATGGCGCCGAGGTGCCGATCCATGGCGGCTCCTATGGCGTCGGCGTGTCGCGCCTGCTCGGCGCCATCATCGAGGCCTGCCACGACGACAACGGCATCATCTGGCCCGAGGAAGTTGCGCCGTTCCGGGCCGCCATCCTCAATCTCAAGCAGGGCTCGGCCGATACCGACGGCGCCTGCGAGGCGCTTTACAGGGAGCTCACGGCCAAGGGCGTGGACGTGCTCTACGACGACACCGACCAGCGTGCCGGCGGCAAGTTTGCTACCGCCGATCTGATTGGCGTGCCCTGGCAGATCCTCGTCGGTCCGAAGGGCCTCGCGGAAGGCAAGGTCGAGCTGAAGAAGCGCAGCGATGGTTCGCGCGAGAACATCGCGCCGGCTGAGGTCGTCGCAAAGCTGACGTCCTGA
- the mce gene encoding methylmalonyl-CoA epimerase, producing the protein MLGRLNHVAIAVADAAKAAKIYGTAFGAEISDRVPLPEHGVYTVFATLPNTKIEFIEPLGEASPIAKFVERNPDGGIHHICYEVPDIVAARDLLIKEGARVLGDGEPKIGAHGKPVLFLHPKDFSGALVEIEQS; encoded by the coding sequence ATGCTGGGCAGGCTCAACCACGTGGCGATCGCGGTGGCCGACGCGGCGAAGGCCGCGAAGATTTACGGCACCGCCTTCGGCGCCGAGATTTCCGATCGCGTGCCGCTGCCCGAGCACGGCGTCTACACCGTGTTCGCAACGCTGCCCAATACCAAGATCGAGTTCATCGAGCCGCTCGGCGAGGCGTCGCCGATCGCAAAGTTCGTCGAGCGCAATCCCGACGGCGGCATCCATCACATCTGTTATGAAGTGCCCGATATCGTCGCGGCGCGTGACCTGCTGATCAAGGAAGGCGCCCGCGTGCTCGGCGATGGCGAGCCGAAGATCGGCGCCCATGGCAAGCCGGTGCTGTTCCTGCATCCGAAGGATTTTTCCGGCGCGCTGGTCGAGATCGAACAGTCCTGA
- a CDS encoding lipoprotein-releasing ABC transporter permease subunit translates to MSEPVRTPPFAAFEWLLSGRYLRARRKEGFISVIAGFSFVGIMLGVATLIIVMAVMNGFRKELLDKILGLNGHILVQPLERPLTDWKEVADRINGVDGIRLAAPVVDGQALGSSAFGASGVFVRGIRAADLNNLTSIAKNIRQGTLEGFDEGQGVAIGRRLADQLSIHAGDNITLVAPKGAVTPMGTTPRIKPYKVAAVFEIGMSEYDSTFVFMPLAEAQAYFNRNNDVTSIEVYTNNPDKIDVYRKAVTEAAGRPVFLVDWRQRNATFFNALQVERNVMFLILTLIVLVAALNIVSGLIMLVKDKGADIAILRTMGASQGAIMRVFLITGAAIGVVGTLVGFGVGLLVCMNIEAIRQFISWMTSTELFSPELYFLSKLPAEIDVGETSAVVIMALTLSFLATLYPSWRAARLDPVDALRYE, encoded by the coding sequence ATGAGCGAGCCAGTTCGAACCCCACCCTTTGCTGCCTTCGAATGGCTGCTGTCCGGACGCTATCTCCGTGCACGCCGCAAGGAGGGATTCATCTCGGTCATTGCCGGCTTCTCCTTTGTTGGCATCATGCTCGGCGTCGCCACGCTGATCATCGTGATGGCCGTCATGAACGGCTTCCGCAAGGAACTGCTCGACAAGATCCTCGGCCTTAACGGTCATATCCTCGTGCAGCCGCTCGAGCGTCCGCTCACCGACTGGAAGGAGGTGGCCGACCGCATCAACGGCGTCGATGGCATTCGCCTCGCAGCGCCCGTGGTCGACGGTCAGGCGCTTGGTTCGTCGGCGTTCGGCGCATCGGGTGTGTTCGTGCGCGGCATCCGCGCCGCCGACCTCAACAATCTCACCTCCATCGCCAAGAACATCAGGCAGGGCACCCTCGAAGGTTTCGACGAAGGGCAGGGCGTCGCCATTGGCCGCCGCCTGGCCGACCAGCTGTCGATCCATGCCGGCGACAACATCACGCTGGTGGCGCCGAAGGGCGCGGTGACACCGATGGGCACCACGCCGCGCATCAAACCCTACAAGGTCGCTGCGGTGTTCGAGATCGGCATGTCCGAATACGATTCGACCTTCGTGTTCATGCCGCTGGCCGAGGCGCAGGCCTATTTCAACCGCAACAACGATGTCACCTCCATCGAGGTCTATACGAACAATCCCGACAAGATCGACGTCTACCGCAAGGCGGTGACCGAAGCGGCAGGGCGTCCGGTCTTCCTGGTCGATTGGCGGCAGCGCAACGCGACCTTCTTCAACGCGCTGCAGGTCGAGCGCAACGTGATGTTCCTGATCCTGACCCTGATCGTGCTGGTGGCGGCGCTCAATATCGTCTCCGGCCTGATCATGCTGGTGAAGGACAAGGGGGCCGACATCGCCATCCTGCGCACCATGGGCGCCTCGCAAGGCGCGATCATGCGCGTGTTCCTGATCACGGGCGCGGCCATCGGCGTGGTCGGAACGCTGGTCGGTTTCGGCGTCGGCCTTCTGGTCTGCATGAATATCGAGGCGATCCGGCAGTTCATCTCCTGGATGACCTCGACCGAACTGTTCTCGCCGGAGCTGTATTTCCTGTCCAAATTGCCCGCGGAGATCGATGTCGGCGAAACCAGTGCAGTGGTCATCATGGCCTTGACGCTGTCCTTCCTCGCCACGCTGTATCCGTCATGGCGCGCCGCGCGGCTCGATCCGGTCGACGCGCTGCGATACGAGTGA
- a CDS encoding DUF3551 domain-containing protein, producing the protein MRAALFALLALGATTALDVTSAAAQRYNPGPFSFYTPSGYPFCMRSLYGDDDCSYANYRQCANTASGLGLSCFANPALAYAPQPAYDERPAPRKRKKQRND; encoded by the coding sequence ATGCGTGCAGCTCTGTTTGCCTTGCTGGCCCTTGGCGCCACCACAGCCCTCGACGTCACGTCCGCAGCGGCACAGCGTTACAATCCCGGCCCGTTCTCCTTTTACACGCCGAGCGGCTACCCCTTCTGCATGCGCTCACTGTATGGTGACGACGATTGCAGCTATGCGAACTACCGGCAGTGCGCGAACACGGCGTCGGGTCTCGGCCTCTCCTGCTTCGCCAATCCGGCGCTCGCTTATGCGCCTCAGCCGGCCTATGACGAGCGGCCTGCCCCGCGCAAGCGCAAGAAGCAGCGCAACGACTGA
- a CDS encoding biotin--[acetyl-CoA-carboxylase] ligase translates to MAFALGPRARAASTKLAVFDTTGSTNDDAKEHARAGERGPMWFVTTEQTAGRGRRQRPWVAPRGNLANSLLEVLDIAPAQAATLGFAAGLAVEAALQRVSLEARLRGPGSAGMDFRLKWPNDVLAGRSKICGIGLEAEPMATGGLAVVVGIGINVVASPKDTPYPATSLRELGIDVDAEGLFAALSDAWADYRAIWDNGRGFSAIRAAWLERAAGLGEPVSVQTGSSTISGIFDTIDDAGCLIVATADGRRVPISAGDVHFGSAASARTAG, encoded by the coding sequence GTGGCCTTCGCGCTCGGGCCACGCGCACGGGCGGCGAGCACCAAGCTCGCCGTCTTCGATACCACCGGCTCGACCAATGACGATGCCAAGGAACACGCCCGCGCCGGTGAGCGCGGGCCGATGTGGTTTGTGACGACCGAACAGACCGCAGGGCGGGGGAGGCGACAACGTCCGTGGGTCGCCCCGCGCGGCAACCTCGCCAACAGTCTCCTCGAAGTACTCGATATCGCTCCGGCTCAGGCGGCGACGCTGGGCTTTGCGGCTGGCCTTGCGGTCGAGGCGGCGCTGCAGCGGGTCAGCCTGGAAGCGCGGCTTCGCGGACCCGGATCGGCGGGGATGGACTTTCGCCTGAAATGGCCGAATGACGTTCTTGCTGGCAGGAGCAAGATCTGCGGTATAGGGCTGGAGGCTGAACCGATGGCTACGGGCGGCCTTGCGGTCGTCGTCGGGATCGGCATCAATGTCGTTGCATCCCCCAAGGACACGCCATATCCGGCCACCTCGCTCCGCGAACTCGGTATCGACGTTGATGCCGAGGGGCTGTTCGCTGCGCTGTCAGACGCCTGGGCGGACTATCGCGCCATCTGGGACAACGGCCGCGGTTTCAGCGCCATCCGGGCGGCCTGGCTGGAACGGGCCGCAGGGCTCGGCGAGCCCGTCTCGGTACAGACAGGAAGCTCCACCATTTCAGGAATCTTCGATACGATTGACGACGCCGGTTGTCTGATCGTCGCGACTGCGGACGGCCGGCGCGTGCCGATCTCGGCGGGCGACGTTCACTTCGGCTCCGCGGCGTCGGCAAGGACTGCAGGATGA
- a CDS encoding ABC transporter ATP-binding protein, giving the protein MAQGDEDTPVLYLHDIKRQYTQGESLLTILDNAKLGLWAGQSVALVAPSGSGKSTLLHIAGLLESPDEGEVYVGGVATSGLSDAERTQIRRTDIGFVYQSHRLLPEFTALENVMLPQMIRGLKRKETVQRSKEILAYLGLGERVTHRPAELSGGEQQRVAIARAVANAPRVLLADEPTGNLDPHTADHVFNALMQLVKATRVAMLIATHNMELAGRMDRRVSLDNGKVVELP; this is encoded by the coding sequence ATGGCGCAGGGGGATGAAGATACACCGGTTCTGTATCTGCACGACATCAAGCGGCAATACACCCAGGGCGAAAGCCTGCTGACGATCCTCGACAATGCCAAGCTCGGGCTTTGGGCCGGGCAGTCGGTGGCGCTGGTGGCGCCGTCGGGCTCCGGCAAGTCGACTTTGCTGCATATCGCCGGTCTGCTGGAAAGTCCCGATGAAGGCGAGGTCTATGTCGGCGGCGTCGCGACCTCGGGCCTGTCGGATGCCGAACGCACCCAGATCCGTCGCACCGATATCGGCTTCGTCTATCAGTCGCATCGCCTGCTGCCGGAATTCACCGCGCTGGAAAATGTGATGTTGCCGCAGATGATCCGCGGGCTGAAGCGCAAGGAGACGGTGCAGCGCTCGAAGGAGATCCTCGCCTATCTGGGTCTCGGCGAGCGTGTCACCCATCGTCCCGCGGAATTGTCCGGTGGTGAGCAGCAGCGCGTCGCGATTGCCCGTGCCGTCGCCAATGCACCGCGCGTGCTGTTGGCGGACGAGCCGACCGGCAATCTTGATCCGCACACCGCCGATCACGTTTTCAACGCGCTCATGCAACTGGTGAAGGCGACGCGGGTGGCGATGCTGATCGCGACCCACAATATGGAGCTCGCCGGCCGCATGGATCGCCGGGTGTCGCTCGACAACGGCAAGGTCGTGGAGCTGCCGTAA
- a CDS encoding ribonuclease J, translated as MTRPDELTFAPLGGVGQIGMNLSIYGLGNRHQRSWLAIDLGVYFGDEEHLPGIDLVMPDITFLEKQKKNLVGLVLTHAHEDHFGAIIDLWPKLQCPIYATKFSASLFEAKCAAERGAPQIPVTVVESGARITIGPFDVEFIPVAHSIPESHAIALHTPVGTVLHTGDWKIDPTPIIGKPTDEKRLRELGDAGVLAIVGDSTNAVRDGRSPSEMEVAATLTKLVMAAKGRVAVTTFASNVARVRAVAEAAQASGREVVLVGRAMERVVQVARECGYLDGLPAFRNADYYGHFPPDKVLALCTGSQGESRAALARIANDDHPLVTLNKGDTVIFSSRTIPGNEKAVGTIVNGLVTQGIEVVTDRDALVHVSGHPRRDELRDMISWVRPELLIPVHGEALHLSEHAKLARACGVPKVMIVKTGDLVVLGPGNPAVIDQLPSGRLFKDGMILENEKSRAVTERRRLGFAGCAMVALAVTDKGELVDDPAVDLIGIPEKNAAGQLLDDIVYDVVVDTVENLPRARKRDPDAMAESVRRAVRSTIAEHWGKKTICYVQVLTVE; from the coding sequence ATGACACGACCGGACGAACTCACTTTTGCGCCGCTGGGCGGCGTCGGCCAGATCGGCATGAACCTGTCGATCTACGGCCTCGGCAACCGCCATCAGCGGAGTTGGCTGGCGATCGATCTCGGCGTCTACTTTGGCGACGAAGAGCATCTCCCCGGCATCGACCTCGTGATGCCCGACATCACTTTCCTCGAGAAGCAGAAGAAGAACCTCGTCGGTCTCGTGCTGACCCACGCCCATGAGGACCACTTCGGCGCTATCATCGATCTGTGGCCGAAGCTGCAATGCCCGATCTATGCGACCAAGTTCTCGGCCTCGCTGTTCGAAGCGAAATGCGCGGCCGAGCGCGGTGCGCCGCAGATCCCGGTCACGGTCGTCGAATCCGGCGCTCGCATCACTATCGGCCCGTTCGATGTCGAGTTCATTCCGGTCGCACATTCGATTCCGGAATCTCACGCCATCGCGCTGCATACGCCGGTCGGCACCGTGCTGCACACCGGCGACTGGAAGATCGATCCGACGCCGATTATCGGCAAGCCCACCGACGAGAAGCGTCTGCGCGAACTCGGCGATGCAGGCGTGCTGGCGATCGTCGGCGATAGCACCAATGCCGTGCGGGACGGCCGCTCGCCGTCCGAGATGGAAGTCGCGGCAACGCTCACCAAGCTTGTGATGGCCGCGAAAGGCCGCGTCGCCGTCACCACCTTCGCCTCCAACGTCGCCCGAGTCCGCGCCGTCGCCGAAGCAGCGCAGGCGTCCGGCCGCGAGGTCGTGCTGGTCGGTCGTGCCATGGAGCGGGTGGTGCAGGTGGCGCGCGAATGCGGCTATCTCGATGGCCTGCCGGCGTTCCGCAATGCCGATTATTACGGTCATTTCCCGCCGGACAAGGTGCTTGCGCTCTGCACCGGCAGCCAGGGCGAAAGCCGCGCCGCGCTGGCGCGCATCGCCAACGACGATCATCCGCTCGTGACCCTCAACAAGGGTGACACCGTGATCTTCTCGTCGCGTACCATTCCCGGTAACGAGAAGGCCGTCGGCACCATCGTCAACGGTCTCGTCACCCAGGGCATCGAAGTCGTCACCGACCGCGACGCCCTCGTGCATGTCTCCGGCCATCCGCGCCGCGACGAACTCCGCGACATGATCTCATGGGTGCGTCCGGAATTGCTGATCCCGGTGCATGGCGAAGCACTGCATCTGTCCGAGCACGCCAAGCTCGCGCGTGCCTGCGGTGTACCGAAGGTGATGATCGTCAAGACCGGCGATCTCGTCGTGCTCGGTCCCGGCAATCCCGCGGTCATCGACCAATTGCCGTCGGGCCGGCTGTTCAAGGATGGCATGATCCTCGAGAACGAGAAGTCGCGCGCCGTTACCGAACGTCGCCGTCTCGGCTTTGCCGGCTGCGCGATGGTCGCGCTGGCGGTCACCGATAAGGGTGAGCTGGTCGACGATCCCGCCGTCGATCTGATTGGCATCCCCGAGAAGAACGCCGCCGGCCAGCTGCTCGATGACATCGTCTACGACGTCGTTGTCGATACGGTCGAGAACCTGCCGCGGGCCCGCAAGCGCGATCCCGATGCCATGGCGGAGTCGGTGCGGCGCGCGGTCCGCTCCACCATCGCCGAACATTGGGGTAAGAAGACCATCTGTTATGTACAGGTCCTGACGGTCGAATAA
- a CDS encoding DUF1467 family protein, giving the protein MAYTISTSLAIYFVIWWVTLFLTLPFGVRSQQEAGEGVEGTDPGAPVMARMGRKLIWTTVLSAVFFAAGMAAHNAGWLNIERLSQLMGIPL; this is encoded by the coding sequence ATGGCCTATACGATCTCCACATCGCTCGCCATCTATTTCGTGATCTGGTGGGTGACGCTGTTTCTCACGCTGCCCTTCGGTGTCCGCAGCCAGCAGGAAGCAGGCGAGGGCGTCGAAGGCACCGATCCCGGCGCACCCGTGATGGCGCGCATGGGGCGCAAGCTGATCTGGACGACCGTGCTGTCGGCGGTGTTCTTCGCCGCGGGCATGGCCGCGCACAATGCCGGCTGGCTCAACATCGAGCGGCTGTCGCAGCTGATGGGCATTCCGCTGTGA